CGCCCGAACGGGCAAGTTCGACGATGGCCGACGGATTGCAAATGCCATCAACCTGAGTCCGGAAGCCACTGAAGCTGAGATCCACAATGCCTTGCCGTCAAAAGAGGCCCTGATTGTGTCTTACTGTGCCAACCTGAAATGTCCGGCCAGCAAAACGCTCGCCTCGAAACTGACCGCATTGGGCTACACACATGTCCTCGAATATCCCCAGGGAATTGAAGGCTGGGTTAGCGAAGGCAATCTTGTGGCCCCGACCGTTAAATAAAAATGAATGGCTGTTCCGGGTGGGGCCCCACACCGCTCCACCCGGAACAGCCCGGGAGTCGGCCACTCATGAAAAACAATGCCCTGAAACAATTGCAAACCTTTGGACAGTCCATCTGGCTGGACTACATCCGCCGCGATCTGATCACCAGCGGAGAATTGAGGCGCTTAATCGAAGAGGACGGACTCCAAGGCATGACATCCAATCCCTCTATCTTTGAAAAGGCGATTGTGGAGAGCCAGCTTTATGACGCGGACATTCGCGCCATGACTCGCAAGGGCAAAACGGCCCAGGTAATCTATGAAACCCTCAGTCAGCAGGATGTACAGAGCGCCGCTGACGCGTTCCGACCGCTTTATGAACAGACGAATGGCAAAGACGGTTATATCAGTCTCGAGGTCAACCCCCATCTGGCTCACGATACCAAAGGCACCATCCAGGAAGCGCGTCGGTTATGGAAAGCCCTGCACCGGCCCAATGTCTTCATCAAGGTTCCCGCCACCAGCGAAGGAATCCCCGCGATCCAGCAACTGATCAGTGAGGGCATCAATGTCAACGTGACCTTGCTCTTCGGACTGCCACGATACCGGCAGGTGGCAGAAGCGTTCATTGCCGGCCTCGAAGCACGTGCCGCCCAAGGCAAGCCGGTCAAGCGGGTGACCTCTGTGGCCAGTTTTTTCCTCAGCCGCATTGATACCCTGGTGGATCCACTTCTGACCAAGCCTCTCAAACAAGGGGGCCATACGGGAGAACTCGC
The genomic region above belongs to bacterium and contains:
- a CDS encoding rhodanese-like domain-containing protein, which gives rise to MKSIYLFSMIAAVAITTAGCCSMCKSHNGEGQACPSCGMTAKKTCPHCGMMKGQCKCPAMVTPAMAIINTTALKSLINSGVKLTLVDARTGKFDDGRRIANAINLSPEATEAEIHNALPSKEALIVSYCANLKCPASKTLASKLTALGYTHVLEYPQGIEGWVSEGNLVAPTVK
- the tal gene encoding transaldolase; translated protein: MKNNALKQLQTFGQSIWLDYIRRDLITSGELRRLIEEDGLQGMTSNPSIFEKAIVESQLYDADIRAMTRKGKTAQVIYETLSQQDVQSAADAFRPLYEQTNGKDGYISLEVNPHLAHDTKGTIQEARRLWKALHRPNVFIKVPATSEGIPAIQQLISEGINVNVTLLFGLPRYRQVAEAFIAGLEARAAQGKPVKRVTSVASFFLSRIDTLVDPLLTKPLKQGGHTGELAKKVAGQTAIASAKEAYQIFKEIFGGDRFMKLTAQGALPQRLLWASTGTKNPDYSDVKYVEALIGPDTVNTFPVDTLDAYRDHGDPSASLEKGVVEAARLLKHLPELGIMIDAITQQLENEGIEKFNKPFDLLLETLANK